From the Desulfopila inferna genome, one window contains:
- a CDS encoding fibronectin type III domain-containing protein, whose protein sequence is MLNFISISSDYRGPTPLCLQLILGWFFICFNLLFCYSPAGASVIDSGDAPDPTFPTLYANNGANHILGGSAYLGSCVDADLDGQPTAGADGDDTAAGSTVYGTCTAAGDEDGVSFTTAVVAGSTADIDILANSSCMLSAWIDFAGDGDWDDPGEELFSGGRALTSGINRLSFFVPAGAVTGTTYGRFRCTTDGVVSFTGQASDGEVEDYEIMIFSSIPASAPTSVTASSSTTTSLIVSWTPGNANGCLFASWNVRDAGNIVPTGCFNLTSRAGNSCTATGLSPDTEYRFTVQEVCTNTGQNSPVSEPSDPVATLPQSWLLAVKKTGTGKGRVTSDQGAIDCGEKCFDTYADGTEVTLTAIPEEGSTFSGWSGDAGCQDGVIALSQDIDCTAGFRRFPWSTFLPGIVNRSEKVGENDSN, encoded by the coding sequence ATGCTGAATTTCATCAGTATATCAAGTGATTATCGTGGCCCGACCCCGCTTTGCCTTCAACTTATTTTGGGGTGGTTCTTTATCTGCTTTAACCTACTTTTCTGCTACTCACCTGCCGGGGCATCGGTAATCGATAGTGGTGATGCACCGGATCCTACTTTTCCTACTCTCTATGCAAATAATGGAGCCAACCATATTCTGGGCGGTTCAGCTTATCTTGGCAGCTGCGTGGACGCAGACCTGGATGGCCAGCCGACGGCGGGTGCTGATGGAGATGACACGGCGGCGGGCAGTACGGTCTACGGAACCTGCACTGCTGCAGGTGATGAGGATGGTGTGAGTTTTACTACAGCAGTTGTGGCAGGTTCTACGGCGGACATCGACATCCTCGCGAATTCTTCCTGCATGCTCTCCGCCTGGATTGACTTTGCTGGAGACGGTGACTGGGATGACCCCGGAGAAGAGCTTTTTTCCGGTGGCAGAGCATTAACCAGCGGGATAAACCGCCTGAGCTTTTTTGTACCTGCCGGTGCAGTTACAGGCACGACATATGGACGTTTTCGTTGTACCACAGATGGTGTGGTGTCATTTACCGGTCAAGCCTCTGATGGGGAGGTTGAGGATTACGAGATAATGATATTCAGTTCGATACCGGCCTCGGCGCCAACGTCAGTGACCGCTTCAAGCTCAACCACCACATCACTCATTGTCAGCTGGACGCCAGGCAACGCCAACGGCTGCCTGTTTGCATCCTGGAATGTCAGAGATGCTGGAAATATTGTGCCAACCGGCTGCTTCAACCTGACATCCAGGGCGGGGAACAGTTGTACGGCAACAGGTCTCAGCCCTGATACAGAGTATCGGTTCACGGTTCAAGAAGTCTGTACGAACACAGGCCAGAACAGCCCGGTGAGTGAGCCGAGCGATCCTGTCGCCACACTTCCGCAGTCATGGCTTCTTGCTGTTAAGAAAACAGGCACAGGCAAAGGTAGAGTGACAAGCGACCAGGGAGCAATAGATTGCGGAGAAAAATGTTTTGACACATACGCAGATGGTACGGAGGTTACTCTGACTGCCATTCCGGAAGAGGGGTCGACGTTCTCCGGGTGGTCGGGAGATGCCGGATGTCAGGATGGCGTTATTGCCCTTTCACAGGATATTGACTGCACAGCAGGCTTTCGGCGATTTCCCTGGAGTACCTTTCTTCCAGGTATTGTCAACAG
- a CDS encoding transposase, with translation MARAKRHYIPEQIWHLTHRCHKRDFLLKLVKDKRRWLQWLFEAKQRYGLVILNFAVTSNHIHLLVYDEKGRDVIPSSIKLVAGRTGQEYNLRKKRKGAFWEDRYHATAIESEEHLFKCLTYIDLNMVRNGVVSHPSEWSFCGYNEIQNPRKKNGLIAYKKLAELTGFISYTAFRETHKELVNEYLTNGNNFRQDQWTESVAVGSKDFIETIKEKLGILAKGRKILEKDGGFQLREEMRIYIANSDSDNGNTGSINTYYWDVNL, from the coding sequence ATGGCCAGAGCAAAAAGACATTACATTCCTGAACAAATATGGCATCTAACTCATCGATGCCATAAACGAGATTTTTTGCTCAAACTAGTAAAAGATAAACGAAGATGGCTTCAATGGCTATTTGAGGCAAAACAACGATACGGATTAGTCATATTAAATTTTGCTGTGACTTCAAATCATATCCATTTACTTGTTTATGATGAAAAAGGAAGAGATGTAATACCATCATCAATCAAACTGGTTGCTGGTCGTACAGGTCAGGAATACAACTTACGAAAAAAGAGGAAGGGAGCTTTTTGGGAAGATCGGTATCACGCAACGGCTATTGAATCAGAAGAACATCTGTTCAAATGTCTAACATATATAGATTTAAATATGGTTCGCAACGGGGTGGTCTCTCACCCTTCGGAGTGGTCTTTCTGCGGATATAATGAAATCCAAAATCCTCGTAAAAAGAATGGGCTGATTGCTTATAAAAAACTTGCGGAGTTGACAGGGTTTATAAGCTACACTGCATTCCGGGAAACGCATAAAGAATTGGTTAATGAATATCTGACGAATGGTAATAACTTCAGACAAGATCAATGGACTGAAAGTGTAGCCGTGGGAAGCAAAGATTTTATCGAAACAATCAAAGAGAAACTTGGCATACTTGCCAAGGGTCGGAAAATTCTTGAAAAAGATGGAGGGTTTCAGCTTCGAGAAGAGATGAGGATCTATATTGCCAATTCAGATAGCGATAATGGCAATACAGGGTCAATAAACACCTATTATTGGGATGTTAATCTTTAG